One region of Quercus lobata isolate SW786 chromosome 2, ValleyOak3.0 Primary Assembly, whole genome shotgun sequence genomic DNA includes:
- the LOC115976266 gene encoding uncharacterized protein LOC115976266, with amino-acid sequence MGSRKGPPKHQNKFAWKPNAGVKINETEVGGRFRPLSEVTGVCLRCKEQIEWKRRYGKYKSLTEPAKCQRCSKRAVRQAYHNLCPGCAKEQSVCAKCRCRVGRIVGRDSSEVEAEQKLLDEAIKNARERDRRTLLRAMNKDKSKSSAKTTANEENKVGELISNISLEEHAELSGDDTGDEGDEDLGLN; translated from the exons atgggCAGCAGGAAAGGACCCCCAAAGCACCAAAACAAATTCGCCTGGAAACCCAACGCCGGCGTCAAGATCAACGAAACG GAAGTCGGCGGAAGGTTCAGGCCGTTGTCCGAGGTTACGGGCGTGTGCCTACGTTGTAAAGAGCAGATCGAATGGAAACGCCGTTACGGAAAATACAAGTCCCTCACCGAACCTGCCAAAtg TCAACGATGCTCCAAACGCGCCGTTCGTCAAGCTTACCATAATCTCTGTCCTG GTTGTGCTAAGGAGCAGAGTGTATGCGCAAAATGCCGTTGCCGTGTGGGTCGTATAGTCGGAAg AGATTCTTCAGAAGTAGAGGCCGAGCAAAAGTTGCTTGACGAG GCCATTAAGAATGCTCGAGAAAGGGACCGGAGGACTCTGCTACGTGCA ATGAACAAAGATAAATCTAAAAGTTCAGCGAAAACTACAGCCAATGAAGAAAACAAGGTTGGGGAGTTAATTTCCAATATCTCACTTGAGGAACATGCTGAGCTGAGTGGAGATGATACTGGTGATGAGGGAGATGAGGATCTAGGTTTGAATTAA